In a genomic window of Thalassotalea piscium:
- a CDS encoding putative nucleotidyltransferase substrate binding domain-containing protein: MENELTEISAFIRDIPPFEQLSMSVISQLTKEIHICYVRKNQPLPPKDCGTEMLYIIRKGALVYRSVEGELLGKYGEADICTVFICANKVTDIEVQTEEDTLLYCLSYNAFKKVAADFPKVISYFANSSEERLNRQMLQLNEDAIISSSLMNTSVSQFCHGPLATVDSSNSIQEAAIKMTELGFSCLVVTNNNKPAGIITDKDIRRRCVAQGLPFTQPVSNIMTKDMLTLNENDRAYDALMLMTSKRIHHLPVSKNGKLTAMVTITDLMNNEGQNAINITNMIRRANNLGELKVISGLLPKLQVKMAKLGTTADHIGKSISAITSALTIRLIEIAEDMYGPAPAPWAWLAAGSQARQEQFAHSDQDNAIIFSNDVITEDRGWFKDVATFVSDGLAACGFIYCPGDIMATNTKWCQPQSTWHKYFEQWVNKPSPQALLNSSVFFDLITIYGDDSLVADVREKLLQKTKGNSLFLAHLSRNALMLRPPLGFFRDFVLTPNGKDKATLDLKHNGIAPIVDLARIYALAEGITATNTIERLSLAAGTRSLTKSSAANLIDAYEFLGILRMNHQAVKIQAGEAPDNFLAPKNISKLEREHLKDAFKVIKTMQDNRQTTY, encoded by the coding sequence ATGGAAAACGAACTAACAGAAATTAGTGCTTTCATCAGAGACATACCGCCTTTTGAGCAGCTCTCAATGTCGGTAATTAGCCAGTTAACTAAAGAAATACACATTTGTTATGTACGCAAAAACCAGCCACTTCCCCCCAAAGATTGTGGCACCGAAATGCTTTATATAATTCGAAAAGGAGCGTTGGTTTATCGTTCGGTTGAAGGCGAATTACTTGGAAAATATGGCGAAGCAGATATTTGTACAGTATTTATTTGTGCGAATAAAGTTACAGATATAGAAGTACAAACAGAAGAAGATACGTTACTGTATTGCTTAAGCTATAACGCATTTAAAAAAGTCGCTGCTGACTTCCCAAAAGTGATCAGCTACTTTGCTAATAGCTCTGAAGAAAGACTTAATAGACAAATGCTCCAGTTAAATGAGGATGCCATTATTTCTTCTTCTTTAATGAATACCTCTGTCAGCCAGTTTTGTCATGGTCCTTTAGCTACTGTTGATAGCAGCAATAGCATTCAAGAGGCCGCTATAAAAATGACTGAACTAGGGTTTTCATGTTTAGTGGTTACCAATAACAATAAGCCCGCAGGTATAATTACCGATAAGGATATTAGACGCCGTTGTGTCGCACAAGGCCTGCCCTTTACTCAGCCAGTTTCTAACATTATGACCAAAGATATGCTGACACTAAATGAAAACGACAGAGCCTACGATGCGCTTATGCTCATGACAAGTAAACGCATACATCACTTACCCGTTTCTAAAAATGGCAAATTAACCGCAATGGTTACCATTACTGATTTAATGAATAACGAAGGTCAAAACGCCATTAACATCACCAATATGATCCGTCGAGCTAATAACCTTGGCGAACTAAAAGTTATTAGCGGTCTGTTACCCAAACTTCAAGTAAAAATGGCTAAATTAGGTACTACGGCTGATCATATTGGCAAAAGTATTAGCGCAATAACATCGGCTTTAACCATACGACTAATAGAAATTGCAGAAGATATGTATGGCCCTGCGCCAGCCCCTTGGGCTTGGTTAGCCGCTGGCTCACAAGCACGACAAGAGCAGTTTGCTCATTCTGATCAAGATAATGCAATTATATTTTCTAATGATGTTATTACTGAAGATAGGGGATGGTTTAAGGATGTTGCGACATTTGTTTCAGACGGATTAGCAGCCTGTGGTTTTATTTATTGCCCCGGCGACATAATGGCAACGAATACTAAATGGTGCCAACCCCAATCAACTTGGCATAAATACTTTGAGCAATGGGTTAATAAACCCAGTCCGCAAGCATTACTTAATAGCAGTGTATTTTTTGATTTAATTACTATTTATGGTGACGACAGCCTAGTAGCAGACGTGAGAGAAAAACTGCTACAAAAAACTAAGGGTAATAGCTTATTTTTGGCTCATTTATCACGTAATGCCTTAATGCTAAGACCACCATTAGGTTTTTTTAGAGACTTTGTTTTAACGCCTAATGGCAAAGATAAAGCAACGTTAGATTTAAAGCATAATGGTATTGCTCCCATAGTCGACTTAGCACGAATTTATGCGTTAGCCGAAGGGATAACAGCAACCAACACAATAGAGCGCTTGTCTTTAGCTGCAGGTACTCGCTCCCTAACCAAGTCTTCTGCAGCTAATTTAATTGATGCTTATGAGTTTCTTGGTATTTTACGTATGAATCATCAAGCAGTAAAAATACAGGCGGGAGAAGCACCTGATAACTTTTTAGCACCCAAAAATATATCTAAGCTTGAACGAGAACATTTAAAAGATGCGTTTAAAGTAATTAAAACCATGCAAGACAACCGCCAAACAACCTATTAG